Proteins from one Impatiens glandulifera chromosome 2, dImpGla2.1, whole genome shotgun sequence genomic window:
- the LOC124926123 gene encoding metallophosphoesterase 1-like isoform X1, translating to MLTHWRRVLPLIVVAALFIYEDRATIPSCKLVPAAGESADGQKDHPDDLKVMLVSDLLLLGSDSGFWNTIFTDYYMSKFFKKSYELLKPDLLLMLGDVFAKGSQVKRSEWPNLVQQLHRLLGPFSGLPFHVTLGDREIGECNELEETFVNWVARKFPALDSVGCGAFEIADIGFVSLNTVALLCGGNSKLRFSVEKLIERESVYRQPENKQVRDVYKSTEMKLTSVDFQWRENVAMSGSGSVLLLHFPLHQTVNSRCSKTLHKNSRFSSLGSNNAGGPYDTSQSLPANVTEYIFQALRPRIVFSAHTHEFCDRTHLDGTREVTVPAMAWGAKNDPGFVFANFRKNGSIISVSHCSLTGESTFLVVYISLVTLLMMCMLLANAPNEDIS from the exons ATGCTTACACACTGGAGGCGTGTTTTGCCGTTGATAGTTGTTGCCGCTCTTTTCATCTACGAAGATAGAGCTACAATACCCTCTTGTAAGCTAGTCCCTGCAGCAGGAGAATCAGCAGATGGGCAGAAAGACCATCCTGACGATCTCAAGGTTATGCTCGTTTCAGACCTTCTCTTACTCGGTTCTGATTCTGGGTTCTGGAATACAATCTTTACGGATTACTATATGTCCAAATTCTTCAAG AAATCCTATGAACTGCTGAAGCCTGATTTGCTGCTCATGTTAGGGGATGTTTTTGCTAAAGGATCACAAGTGAAGAGAAGTGAATGGCCAAATTTGGTCCAACAGCTTCACAGATTGTTGGGACCATTTTCTGGTTTGCCTTTTCATGTTACACTTGGCGATAGGGAAATTGGAGAATGCAATGAGCTAGAAGAGACATTTGTCAATTGGGTAGCTAGAAAATTCCCAGCACTCGATTCTGTGGGCTGTGGTGCTTTTGAAATTGCAGATATTGGCTTCGTCTCTTTAAATACCGTGGCATTATTGTGTGGTGGTAATAGCAAGTTACGTTTTAGCGTAGAAAAGTTAATAGAACGAGAAAGTGTATATAGGCAACCGGAAAATAAACAAGTTAGAGATGTTTACAAGTCAACTGAAATGAAATTAACATCAGTTGATTTTCAATGGAGAGAAAATGTTGCCATGTCTGGCTCCGGTTCTGTCCTCTTGCTTCATTTTCCACTACACCAAACGGTAAATAGTCGTTGTTCTAAAACTCTGCACAAGAATTCAAGGTTTTCATCACTTGG AAGTAATAATGCTGGTGGGCCATATGACACATCGCAATCTCTCCCAGCAAATGTCACCGAGTATATCTTTCAAGCACTCAGACCAAG GATTGTTTTTAGTGCACATACTCACGAGTTTTGTGATCGGACTCATTTGGACGGTACACGAGAGGTGACAGTTCCAGCAATGGCTTGGGGTGCGAAGAATGATCCCGGTTTTGTTTTTGCGAATTTCAGAAAAAATGGTAGCATAATATCTGTTAGTCACTGTTCTCTTACTGGGGAGTCCACTTTCCTGGTTGTTTATATATCACTTGTAACTTTGTTAATGATGTGTATGCTTCTGGCAAATGCACCAAAtgaagatatatcatga
- the LOC124923987 gene encoding probable beta-D-xylosidase 7 isoform X2 yields the protein MKFPTTTTTAATTIAAAAVSLFLLYSTFLSTLLKADSTQSHPQPPFSCDFNSNKITKSYAFCNPSLPILERAKDLVSRLTLDEKISQLVNNASAIPRLGIPHYEWWSEALHGVAGFFGAQLYGSIPSATSFPQVILTAATFDPKLWFLIGQAIGTEARGIYNAGQATGMTFWAPNINVFRDPRWGRGQETPGEDPLMTGRYAVSFVRGIQGDSYEGGRLNDGHLMASACCKHFTAYDLDNWNGSDRFSFNAIVSKQDLAETYQPPFQKCIQEGKSSGIMCAYNQVNGVPNCADYDLLTNTARGQWGFQGYITADCDAVKVLYENQRFAKTPEDAVADSLKAGMDVDCGSYLKNYTKSSLEQKKTSISDIDRALHNLFSVRMRLGLFNGNPSKLLFGNITTNMICTKEHQLLALDAARNGIVLLKNDANTLPFSKTRTTSLAVIGPNANIPRTMQGNYEGPPCKKITPFNALKGYVKNTVYHSGCNAVNCTSADTYTAVGLSKKAGRVVLIMGLDQSQERESLDRKDLVLPGFQHELIESVAKAAKSPIVLVLFCGGSVDISFAKVNPKIGAILWAGYPGEAGGIAIAQILFGDHNPGGKLPLTWYPKEFIKVPMTDMRMRPDPSSGYPGRTYRFYDGPKVYEFGYGLSYTKYSYKFTSVTQNTLLFNQTSTKHLKTSSNSAQQPLLVSELGTENCERSKFKAVVSVENVGKMSGRHPVLLFVKQEKGDENRAVKQLVGFESVALKGGGKKEVEFELNPCEHFGRANEDGLMVIDDGSRLLVVGDQSYSINVVI from the exons ATGAAATTTCCCACCACCACAACAACGGCTGCCACCACCATCGCCGCCGCTGCTGTATCTCTCTTTCTCCTCTATTCCACATTCCTTTCAACTCTCCTTAAAGCAGACTCAACTCAGTCTCATCCTCAACCTCCCTTCTCATGCGActtcaattcaaataaaatcactAAATCTTACGCATTCTGCAACCCCAGTTTACCCATTCTCGAACGAGCAAAAGACCTCGTTTCTCGTCTCACACTCGACGAGAAAATCTCCCAACTCGTCAACAACGCTTCCGCCATTCCCCGCCTCGGTATCCCCCATTACGAGTGGTGGTCCGAGGCTTTACATGGAGTTGCCGGTTTCTTCGGTGCTCAACTCTATGGTTCCATCCCTTCCGCCACTAGTTTCCCTCAAGTCATCCTTACTGCTGCCACTTTCGACCCCAAACTCTGGTTTCTCATTGGCCAG GCTATAGGGACGGAGGCAAGAGGGATATACAATGCAGGGCAAGCGACGGGGATGACATTTTGGGCGCCAAATATAAACGTTTTCAGGGATCCAAGATGGGGTAGAGGACAAGAGACACCCGGGGAAGATCCATTGATGACTGGGAGATATGCGGTTTCGTTTGTAAGGGGTATACAAGGAGATTCTTATGAAGGTGGCAGACTTAATGACGGTCATCTTATGGCTTCAGCTTGTTGCAAGCATTTTACTGCTTATGATTTGGATAATTGGAATGGATCTGATCGTTTCTCCTTCAATGCCATT GTGAGCAAACAGGATTTAGCAGAAACCTATCAGCCTCCATTTCAGAAATGCATACAAGAAGGCAAATCCAGTGGAATAATGTGCGCCTACAATCAAGTTAACGGAGTCCCTAACTGCGCCGATTACGACCTTCTTACCAACACTGCTCGGGGTCAATGGGGATTTCAAGG GTACATCACGGCTGATTGTGATGCCGTTAAAGTCCTCTATGAAAACCAACGTTTTGCTAAGACACCTGAAGATGCAGTCGCTGATTCCCTTAAAGCAG GCATGGATGTTGACTGTGGCTCTTACTTAAAGAACTACACAAAATCTTCTTTAGAACAGAAGAAAACAAGCATATCAGACATAGACAGAGCTCTACACAACCTCTTCTCCGTCCGAATGCGTTTAGGACTTTTCAATGGAAACCCATCCAAACTTCTTTTCGGAAACATCACCACCAACATGATCTGCACAAAAGAGCACCAATTATTAGCACTTGATGCTGCTAGAAATGGTATCGTTCTCTTGAAAAACGACGCAAACACCCTCCCATTTTCCAAGACTCGAACCACTTCATTAGCAGTTATAGGCCCAAATGCTAACATCCCTCGAACCATGCAAGGCAACTACGAGGGGCCTCCTTGTAAAAAGATAACCCCGTTTAATGCTTTGAAAGGGTATGTAAAGAATACTGTGTACCATTCCGGTTGTAACGCGGTTAACTGTACTTCTGCGGATACTTACACGGCTGTGGGATTATCAAAGAAGGCTGGTCGTGTGGTTTTGATAATGGGATTGGATCAGTCTCAGGAAAGGGAAAGTCTTGATAGGAAGGACTTGGTTCTTCCTGGTTTTCAACATGAATTGATTGAGAGCGTCGCTAAAGCTGCCAAGAGCCCGATTGTGTTGGTTTTGTTTTGTGGAGGGTCGGTTGATATCTCTTTTGCTAAAGTGAATCCAAAGATTGGTGCTATTTTATGGGCTGGCTATCCTGGTGAGGCTGGTGGGATTGCTATTGCTCAGATACTCTTTGGTGATCACAATCCAg GAGGGAAGTTACCACTTACATGGTATCCAAAAGAGTTCATCAAAGTACCAATGACAGATATGAGGATGAGACCGGATCCATCCTCAGGCTATCCAGGCCGAACCTACAGATTCTACGACGGGCCAAAGGTTTACGAGTTTGGCTATGGTCTAAGCTACACAAAATACTCATACAAATTCACTTCAGTTACCCAAAACACCCTCCTCTTCAATCAAACTTCAACCAAACATTTAAAAACAAGTTCAAATTCAGCTCAACAACCACTGTTGGTTTCAGAGTTGGGGACCGAAAACTGCGAAAGGTCGAAGTTCAAGGCAGTTGTTTCGGTTGAGAATGTGGGAAAGATGAGTGGAAGACACCCGGTATTGCTATTTGTAAAGCAAGAGAAAGGGGATGAAAATAGGGCTGTGAAGCAATTGGTTGGATTCGAGAGTGTGGCATTGAAAGGAGGTGGGAAAAAAGAAgttgaatttgaattgaatcCTTGTGAGCATTTTGGGAGAGCTAATGAAGATGGTTTGATGGTGATTGATGATGGATCTCGTTTGTTGGTTGTTGGTGATCAAAGTTACTCAATTAATGTTgtgatttga
- the LOC124923987 gene encoding probable beta-D-xylosidase 7 isoform X1 yields the protein MRNQHPSITLISSILFLLFLLQSVSSKPPFSCDSSDPSTKSYLFCNSRLPIADRARDLISRLTIDEKISQLVDTTPAIPRLGIPAYEWWSEALHGVAEIDWPGVPQGIRFKKGTVHTATSFPQVILTAATFDSRLWYRIGQAIGTEARGIYNAGQATGMTFWAPNINVFRDPRWGRGQETPGEDPLMTGRYAVSFVRGIQGDSYEGGRLNDGHLMASACCKHFTAYDLDNWNGSDRFSFNAIVSKQDLAETYQPPFQKCIQEGKSSGIMCAYNQVNGVPNCADYDLLTNTARGQWGFQGYITADCDAVKVLYENQRFAKTPEDAVADSLKAGMDVDCGSYLKNYTKSSLEQKKTSISDIDRALHNLFSVRMRLGLFNGNPSKLLFGNITTNMICTKEHQLLALDAARNGIVLLKNDANTLPFSKTRTTSLAVIGPNANIPRTMQGNYEGPPCKKITPFNALKGYVKNTVYHSGCNAVNCTSADTYTAVGLSKKAGRVVLIMGLDQSQERESLDRKDLVLPGFQHELIESVAKAAKSPIVLVLFCGGSVDISFAKVNPKIGAILWAGYPGEAGGIAIAQILFGDHNPGGKLPLTWYPKEFIKVPMTDMRMRPDPSSGYPGRTYRFYDGPKVYEFGYGLSYTKYSYKFTSVTQNTLLFNQTSTKHLKTSSNSAQQPLLVSELGTENCERSKFKAVVSVENVGKMSGRHPVLLFVKQEKGDENRAVKQLVGFESVALKGGGKKEVEFELNPCEHFGRANEDGLMVIDDGSRLLVVGDQSYSINVVI from the exons atGAGGAATCAACATCCATCCATCACATTAATCTCTTCAatcctcttcctcctcttccttCTTCAATCCGTATCATCTAAACCTCCATTCTCCTGCGATTCTTCCGATCCATCCACTAAATCATACCTATTCTGCAATTCCAGATTACCAATCGCCGACAGAGCTCGCGACCTAATCTCTCGTCTCACTATAGACGAAAAGATCTCGCAGTTAGTCGACACTACACCGGCGATTCCTCGGCTTGGAATACCGGCGTACGAGTGGTGGTCGGAAGCTTTACACGGCGTAGCCGAGATCGATTGGCCAGGTGTTCCTCAAGGAATTAGGTTTAAGAAAGGTACAGTTCATACTGCTACTAGCTTTCCGCAAGTTATTCTCACTGCTGCTACCTTCGATTCACGCCTTTGGTATCGAATTGGTCAG GCTATAGGGACGGAGGCAAGAGGGATATACAATGCAGGGCAAGCGACGGGGATGACATTTTGGGCGCCAAATATAAACGTTTTCAGGGATCCAAGATGGGGTAGAGGACAAGAGACACCCGGGGAAGATCCATTGATGACTGGGAGATATGCGGTTTCGTTTGTAAGGGGTATACAAGGAGATTCTTATGAAGGTGGCAGACTTAATGACGGTCATCTTATGGCTTCAGCTTGTTGCAAGCATTTTACTGCTTATGATTTGGATAATTGGAATGGATCTGATCGTTTCTCCTTCAATGCCATT GTGAGCAAACAGGATTTAGCAGAAACCTATCAGCCTCCATTTCAGAAATGCATACAAGAAGGCAAATCCAGTGGAATAATGTGCGCCTACAATCAAGTTAACGGAGTCCCTAACTGCGCCGATTACGACCTTCTTACCAACACTGCTCGGGGTCAATGGGGATTTCAAGG GTACATCACGGCTGATTGTGATGCCGTTAAAGTCCTCTATGAAAACCAACGTTTTGCTAAGACACCTGAAGATGCAGTCGCTGATTCCCTTAAAGCAG GCATGGATGTTGACTGTGGCTCTTACTTAAAGAACTACACAAAATCTTCTTTAGAACAGAAGAAAACAAGCATATCAGACATAGACAGAGCTCTACACAACCTCTTCTCCGTCCGAATGCGTTTAGGACTTTTCAATGGAAACCCATCCAAACTTCTTTTCGGAAACATCACCACCAACATGATCTGCACAAAAGAGCACCAATTATTAGCACTTGATGCTGCTAGAAATGGTATCGTTCTCTTGAAAAACGACGCAAACACCCTCCCATTTTCCAAGACTCGAACCACTTCATTAGCAGTTATAGGCCCAAATGCTAACATCCCTCGAACCATGCAAGGCAACTACGAGGGGCCTCCTTGTAAAAAGATAACCCCGTTTAATGCTTTGAAAGGGTATGTAAAGAATACTGTGTACCATTCCGGTTGTAACGCGGTTAACTGTACTTCTGCGGATACTTACACGGCTGTGGGATTATCAAAGAAGGCTGGTCGTGTGGTTTTGATAATGGGATTGGATCAGTCTCAGGAAAGGGAAAGTCTTGATAGGAAGGACTTGGTTCTTCCTGGTTTTCAACATGAATTGATTGAGAGCGTCGCTAAAGCTGCCAAGAGCCCGATTGTGTTGGTTTTGTTTTGTGGAGGGTCGGTTGATATCTCTTTTGCTAAAGTGAATCCAAAGATTGGTGCTATTTTATGGGCTGGCTATCCTGGTGAGGCTGGTGGGATTGCTATTGCTCAGATACTCTTTGGTGATCACAATCCAg GAGGGAAGTTACCACTTACATGGTATCCAAAAGAGTTCATCAAAGTACCAATGACAGATATGAGGATGAGACCGGATCCATCCTCAGGCTATCCAGGCCGAACCTACAGATTCTACGACGGGCCAAAGGTTTACGAGTTTGGCTATGGTCTAAGCTACACAAAATACTCATACAAATTCACTTCAGTTACCCAAAACACCCTCCTCTTCAATCAAACTTCAACCAAACATTTAAAAACAAGTTCAAATTCAGCTCAACAACCACTGTTGGTTTCAGAGTTGGGGACCGAAAACTGCGAAAGGTCGAAGTTCAAGGCAGTTGTTTCGGTTGAGAATGTGGGAAAGATGAGTGGAAGACACCCGGTATTGCTATTTGTAAAGCAAGAGAAAGGGGATGAAAATAGGGCTGTGAAGCAATTGGTTGGATTCGAGAGTGTGGCATTGAAAGGAGGTGGGAAAAAAGAAgttgaatttgaattgaatcCTTGTGAGCATTTTGGGAGAGCTAATGAAGATGGTTTGATGGTGATTGATGATGGATCTCGTTTGTTGGTTGTTGGTGATCAAAGTTACTCAATTAATGTTgtgatttga
- the LOC124926123 gene encoding metallophosphoesterase 1-like isoform X2, giving the protein MLTHWRRVLPLIVVAALFIYEDRATIPSCKLVPAAGESADGQKDHPDDLKVMLVSDLLLLGSDSGFWNTIFTDYYMSKFFKKSYELLKPDLLLMLGDVFAKGSQVKRSEWPNLVQQLHRLLGPFSGLPFHVTLGDREIGECNELEETFVNWVARKFPALDSVGCGAFEIADIGFVSLNTVALLCGGNSKLRFSVEKLIERESVYRQPENKQVRDVYKSTEMKLTSVDFQWRENVAMSGSGSVLLLHFPLHQTVNSRCSKTLHKNSRFSSLGNNAGGPYDTSQSLPANVTEYIFQALRPRIVFSAHTHEFCDRTHLDGTREVTVPAMAWGAKNDPGFVFANFRKNGSIISVSHCSLTGESTFLVVYISLVTLLMMCMLLANAPNEDIS; this is encoded by the exons ATGCTTACACACTGGAGGCGTGTTTTGCCGTTGATAGTTGTTGCCGCTCTTTTCATCTACGAAGATAGAGCTACAATACCCTCTTGTAAGCTAGTCCCTGCAGCAGGAGAATCAGCAGATGGGCAGAAAGACCATCCTGACGATCTCAAGGTTATGCTCGTTTCAGACCTTCTCTTACTCGGTTCTGATTCTGGGTTCTGGAATACAATCTTTACGGATTACTATATGTCCAAATTCTTCAAG AAATCCTATGAACTGCTGAAGCCTGATTTGCTGCTCATGTTAGGGGATGTTTTTGCTAAAGGATCACAAGTGAAGAGAAGTGAATGGCCAAATTTGGTCCAACAGCTTCACAGATTGTTGGGACCATTTTCTGGTTTGCCTTTTCATGTTACACTTGGCGATAGGGAAATTGGAGAATGCAATGAGCTAGAAGAGACATTTGTCAATTGGGTAGCTAGAAAATTCCCAGCACTCGATTCTGTGGGCTGTGGTGCTTTTGAAATTGCAGATATTGGCTTCGTCTCTTTAAATACCGTGGCATTATTGTGTGGTGGTAATAGCAAGTTACGTTTTAGCGTAGAAAAGTTAATAGAACGAGAAAGTGTATATAGGCAACCGGAAAATAAACAAGTTAGAGATGTTTACAAGTCAACTGAAATGAAATTAACATCAGTTGATTTTCAATGGAGAGAAAATGTTGCCATGTCTGGCTCCGGTTCTGTCCTCTTGCTTCATTTTCCACTACACCAAACGGTAAATAGTCGTTGTTCTAAAACTCTGCACAAGAATTCAAGGTTTTCATCACTTGG TAATAATGCTGGTGGGCCATATGACACATCGCAATCTCTCCCAGCAAATGTCACCGAGTATATCTTTCAAGCACTCAGACCAAG GATTGTTTTTAGTGCACATACTCACGAGTTTTGTGATCGGACTCATTTGGACGGTACACGAGAGGTGACAGTTCCAGCAATGGCTTGGGGTGCGAAGAATGATCCCGGTTTTGTTTTTGCGAATTTCAGAAAAAATGGTAGCATAATATCTGTTAGTCACTGTTCTCTTACTGGGGAGTCCACTTTCCTGGTTGTTTATATATCACTTGTAACTTTGTTAATGATGTGTATGCTTCTGGCAAATGCACCAAAtgaagatatatcatga
- the LOC124923659 gene encoding pollen-specific protein C13-like, translated as MARLMVLMLVAVYLLPAIVTGSRPMENPLTLEGRVYCDTCRLGFETSATTYISGAKVKVECKNRNTHELMYTKEATTDQTGTYKMTVNDDHQDQICDVMLVSSPQNDCAKVSEGRDHARVVLSQSNGIASDKRYANAMGFVKDQAMEICNKLLEQYNEDD; from the exons ATGGCGAGATTAATGGTGTTGATGTTGGTGGCTGTATATCTTCTTCCGGCCATTGTTACCGGCAGCCGGCCGATGGAGAATCCGCTAACGCTGGAAGGACGAGTGTACTGTGATACTTGTCGCTTAGGCTTTGAGACCTCCGCTACAACCTATATTTCCG GTGCGAAGGTGAAAGTGGAATGCAAGAACAGGAACACACATGAGCTTATGTACACTAAGGAGGCAACAACAGACCAAACGGGAACCTATAAAATGACAGTTAATGATGATCACCAAGACCAAATCTGCGATGTTATGTTGGTAAGTAGCCCTCAGAATGACTGTGCCAAAGTTAGTGAAGGGCGTGATCATGCTCGTGTAGTTCTTAGTCAATCCAACGGTATTGCTTCAGATAAGCGATATGCGAATGCTATGGGTTTTGTCAAGGACCAGGCAATGGAGATTTGCAACAAACTTCTTGAGCAATACAATGAAGATGATTAA